The following proteins are encoded in a genomic region of Acetobacter oryzoeni:
- a CDS encoding cation:proton antiporter: protein MRNLHTIVVFDYKGSFFNNKGRNDTAMTSLFTDATIFVFLPWVLWRLLHKALPIVVLPILIGILLAVWHAPIKELGIPSSYGDTIGWIAVLVLAFTAGLEMWQHPEGDTSAHAIASPSLGRLLAGAGVALGIPFLLGSFLAYTCFLPLHGWQAPLASPLIAAASIGLCISVSALPVLIGVVRELDASQRPLGQLALKLAVVDDAALWVGLAILQFAHRGTASLHGWTGLEFLAVALLATLAAAGNWASRHFRHPPAWVIWVTVPVYLAAGSWASMQLGLHELIGAYFAGAIMPPSWVRRLPIEQVGTFALIWLAPMFFGHSGLRINGDALTWPSIIASFALVGISILSKIGAVYVFPPAPGLKPRQALGIGALLQCKGLMEIVAATILHEQGMLSDFAFASLMVLAVFSTVLTGPLFRLLAPR from the coding sequence ATGCGAAATTTGCATACCATCGTGGTTTTCGATTACAAAGGATCATTCTTCAACAACAAGGGACGGAACGACACAGCAATGACATCGCTTTTCACCGATGCCACAATTTTTGTTTTCCTTCCTTGGGTGCTGTGGCGCCTTCTGCATAAAGCATTGCCTATTGTTGTATTGCCTATCCTTATTGGCATTTTGCTGGCTGTATGGCACGCACCAATTAAAGAACTCGGTATCCCTTCTTCTTATGGTGATACCATTGGGTGGATTGCTGTACTGGTTCTGGCTTTTACGGCTGGCCTGGAAATGTGGCAGCACCCAGAAGGTGATACATCCGCCCATGCCATTGCCTCTCCCTCTCTCGGCCGACTACTAGCTGGGGCAGGTGTGGCTTTAGGCATTCCTTTCCTGCTGGGGTCTTTCTTAGCCTACACCTGTTTTCTGCCCTTGCATGGATGGCAAGCCCCTCTGGCCTCGCCTCTTATTGCCGCCGCATCTATCGGCTTGTGCATTTCCGTAAGCGCACTCCCCGTTTTGATTGGAGTGGTTAGAGAACTTGATGCCTCCCAACGCCCGTTAGGGCAATTGGCGCTTAAGCTTGCTGTGGTAGATGATGCTGCCTTATGGGTTGGTCTTGCCATTTTGCAGTTTGCGCATAGAGGCACCGCCTCTCTGCATGGGTGGACAGGGCTGGAGTTTCTGGCCGTGGCATTGCTTGCCACACTGGCTGCGGCTGGCAACTGGGCCTCTCGCCATTTTCGTCATCCACCTGCGTGGGTTATCTGGGTAACTGTTCCTGTTTATCTGGCCGCTGGATCATGGGCCAGCATGCAACTTGGGTTGCATGAATTGATAGGCGCATATTTTGCTGGTGCCATCATGCCGCCCAGTTGGGTGAGACGTCTGCCCATAGAACAAGTGGGAACATTTGCCCTTATCTGGCTAGCCCCCATGTTCTTCGGCCATAGCGGCCTGCGCATAAATGGGGATGCTCTCACATGGCCTTCCATCATTGCCTCTTTTGCTTTGGTGGGCATATCCATCCTTAGCAAGATTGGGGCGGTTTATGTGTTTCCCCCTGCCCCAGGGCTTAAACCCAGGCAGGCTTTGGGTATTGGAGCACTTCTACAATGCAAGGGGCTGATGGAAATTGTTGCAGCCACTATTTTACATGAACAGGGCATGTTGTCTGATTTTGCTTTTGCTTCTTTAATGGTGTTGGCGGTTTTTTCCACAGTATTGACTGGGCCCCTCTTCCGCCTTCTGGCCCCACGTTAA
- a CDS encoding PepSY-associated TM helix domain-containing protein, with translation MAFYAGGISVFEAPLQNWLTKPVVLPAPVTVEQVPDLMQKAFAAYPEAQQEYTVVLSPTVSFPARLMWPVHAGQRHAGPVYMIAASLDAEGHLVTAKHKPSEVAHFIDELHENVGLPVFMPYSRWFMGIIALLYAVALVSGVIAFLPMLVKNIFALRLIQGAWKKWLDIHNLLGIFSLPFHIIIALSSVLFAYHGLIHNVQTIMFSAPTAFHDRHAPAGRMGHQAVAHSLTPSMPPSEIVQALQKQAPEFVPDVLNYTITDKAKQTLFVIGHDEHYMMRGPAGGLAELDPASGKILSAEYMPGLQSASFSILTTLFALHFGSFGGNAVKFGYLILGFAGAFLFYSGNRLWLISRYRKEQKNGATEPSKGTKFLTRITYGCIFGCISGISVLMSVALLTPYCESYLGVSLIYYAIFCMCLGVSFMVPDPLRIRMLGMCAAITTLAIPLIYICKYFVF, from the coding sequence GTGGCGTTTTACGCTGGAGGTATCAGCGTTTTTGAAGCCCCTCTACAAAATTGGCTTACAAAACCAGTTGTTTTGCCTGCTCCAGTAACTGTGGAGCAGGTGCCCGATCTTATGCAAAAAGCATTTGCGGCTTATCCTGAGGCACAGCAGGAATATACGGTTGTGCTGTCTCCTACGGTTTCTTTTCCTGCTAGGTTGATGTGGCCTGTGCATGCTGGGCAAAGGCATGCTGGCCCTGTGTATATGATAGCGGCTTCACTTGATGCAGAAGGGCATTTAGTGACGGCAAAACACAAGCCATCTGAAGTGGCTCATTTTATAGATGAGCTACACGAAAACGTAGGCTTGCCTGTTTTTATGCCTTACAGCAGATGGTTTATGGGCATTATTGCGCTGTTGTATGCTGTTGCGCTGGTATCTGGTGTAATTGCATTTTTACCTATGCTGGTAAAAAATATTTTTGCTTTACGGCTTATCCAGGGGGCATGGAAGAAATGGCTGGATATCCATAACCTTTTAGGTATTTTCAGCCTGCCTTTTCATATAATTATTGCGCTTTCATCTGTGCTTTTTGCTTATCATGGTTTGATTCATAATGTGCAAACCATCATGTTTTCAGCCCCAACGGCTTTTCATGATCGTCATGCACCTGCAGGACGTATGGGGCATCAGGCGGTTGCGCATTCTTTAACCCCTTCCATGCCGCCATCAGAAATTGTGCAGGCTTTACAAAAACAGGCCCCCGAGTTTGTACCTGATGTTTTGAATTACACGATAACAGATAAAGCAAAACAAACTTTATTCGTTATCGGGCATGATGAACACTATATGATGCGTGGCCCGGCAGGTGGTCTGGCGGAACTGGATCCAGCCTCTGGGAAAATACTTTCTGCAGAGTATATGCCGGGGCTCCAGTCGGCATCATTTAGCATTTTAACCACGCTGTTTGCGCTACATTTTGGAAGCTTTGGTGGGAATGCAGTTAAATTTGGATATCTGATATTAGGCTTTGCCGGAGCCTTTCTTTTTTATTCCGGCAACAGATTATGGTTGATATCTCGATATCGAAAAGAGCAGAAAAACGGGGCAACAGAACCAAGTAAGGGCACGAAATTTCTTACACGTATAACATATGGCTGTATTTTTGGCTGTATTTCAGGAATTTCTGTTCTTATGAGCGTAGCGCTTCTAACGCCTTATTGCGAAAGTTATCTAGGTGTCAGTCTGATTTATTATGCTATTTTTTGTATGTGCCTTGGGGTGTCTTTTATGGTGCCAGATCCATTACGCATACGCATGCTGGGAATGTGCGCTGCCATAACAACTCTTGCCATTCCTTTAATATATATTTGTAAATATTTTGTATTTTAA
- a CDS encoding AI-2E family transporter: MIPETSVPEQKPELATGTRPVLVALFACTLVLGAVWILEPFIPALIWAGTIAVTMWPLLLRLQAWLHGSRKMAISCTLLVALALFVLPFWMAVSTVVKHADAFGRIIPYIKSLKLPDLPEKLLHLPMVGEYLGKWWQHLQNMKPMDIVQQAVPQPDQIMHYLMSYAGSIGMLAVQFLLTLIILTAFLAKAEYLITTSERLVGTLSGKRGQEMLELAVRTIRGVALGVTLTAIVESLVGGGGMYLTGVPWASILTAVTFMACLLQAGPGVTLFPAVIWVYFDKGMVSAIVLLAITFLTIFLDNMLRPYLIRKQADVPLVLIMMGVIGGLAALGLAGIFVGPMILSITYTLIKQWMESNQEA, translated from the coding sequence ATGATACCAGAGACATCTGTTCCCGAACAAAAGCCAGAATTGGCTACAGGAACCCGCCCAGTGCTGGTGGCTCTGTTTGCCTGCACCCTTGTGTTGGGTGCGGTGTGGATTTTAGAACCTTTTATTCCCGCTCTTATTTGGGCTGGCACTATTGCGGTAACCATGTGGCCGTTGCTGTTGCGGTTGCAGGCATGGTTACACGGTAGCCGTAAAATGGCTATTTCCTGCACACTTTTGGTTGCTCTGGCCTTGTTTGTGCTGCCATTTTGGATGGCCGTTTCTACGGTGGTCAAGCATGCTGATGCATTTGGCCGGATTATTCCTTACATCAAGTCCTTAAAGTTACCTGACTTGCCAGAAAAGCTGCTCCATCTACCTATGGTAGGTGAGTATTTGGGTAAATGGTGGCAGCATCTGCAAAACATGAAGCCAATGGATATTGTGCAGCAGGCTGTGCCGCAACCAGACCAGATTATGCATTACCTTATGTCTTATGCAGGCAGTATTGGAATGCTTGCAGTGCAGTTTTTGCTAACTTTGATTATACTTACTGCATTTCTTGCAAAAGCTGAATACCTCATTACCACCTCAGAAAGGTTGGTAGGAACGTTATCCGGCAAGCGCGGGCAGGAAATGCTGGAACTGGCTGTGCGGACCATCAGGGGGGTGGCGCTAGGGGTTACTCTTACCGCTATTGTTGAAAGTCTGGTAGGCGGCGGCGGCATGTATCTTACAGGCGTGCCTTGGGCCAGTATTCTTACAGCGGTTACCTTTATGGCATGTCTATTGCAGGCAGGGCCGGGAGTTACACTTTTTCCTGCCGTTATCTGGGTTTACTTTGATAAGGGAATGGTATCCGCAATTGTTCTGCTTGCCATAACTTTCTTGACCATTTTTCTGGACAATATGCTGCGGCCTTATTTGATCCGCAAACAGGCAGATGTTCCGTTGGTTCTTATCATGATGGGCGTTATTGGCGGGTTGGCTGCCTTGGGTTTGGCTGGTATTTTTGTTGGACCGATGATCCTTTCCATTACCTATACATTGATTAAGCAATGGATGGAAAGTAATCAGGAAGCCTGA